In a single window of the Patescibacteria group bacterium genome:
- the fmt gene encoding methionyl-tRNA formyltransferase, whose product MENSNKKAKIVFWGTPHFGASILEGLINADFCPILVVTAPDSIKGRGLIKTPSEVKKIAKKWGLEVAEPEKLRQNTAFLEKLKELEPDLFIVASYGKIIPKEYLEVPTKGALNIHPSLLPKWRGPAPIQATILAGDKETGVTIILMDEEMDHGDIIAVAKLEIINEPTYSELEEKLIELSEKLIIETLPRWLNNEIRPIPQNHNEATYCKMIKKEDGFTDFNEPAEIIERKIRAFEIWPNVYFERNNKQFKILKAKTIDNKILENKSIGEFFCLDKNLLVKCLRGGLIIEKIQPENKKALEGYAFWCGYQRYLK is encoded by the coding sequence ATGGAAAATTCTAATAAAAAGGCAAAAATCGTTTTTTGGGGAACTCCTCATTTTGGAGCTTCTATTTTAGAGGGTTTGATTAACGCTGATTTTTGCCCTATTTTAGTGGTTACGGCCCCGGATAGCATAAAAGGCCGAGGTCTTATTAAAACCCCCTCAGAAGTCAAAAAAATCGCTAAAAAATGGGGTCTAGAAGTAGCAGAACCGGAAAAATTACGTCAAAATACGGCTTTTTTGGAAAAATTAAAAGAGCTAGAGCCTGATTTATTTATTGTGGCTAGCTATGGCAAAATCATCCCTAAGGAATATTTGGAAGTACCAACAAAAGGAGCTTTAAATATCCACCCATCGCTTCTTCCGAAATGGCGTGGTCCAGCTCCTATTCAAGCCACAATATTAGCCGGTGATAAAGAAACGGGAGTAACCATCATATTAATGGATGAAGAAATGGATCATGGCGATATTATTGCGGTCGCAAAATTAGAAATTATAAACGAACCTACCTATTCTGAACTAGAAGAGAAACTTATAGAATTATCTGAAAAATTAATTATTGAAACACTGCCAAGGTGGTTGAATAATGAAATTAGACCTATACCCCAAAACCACAACGAAGCTACTTATTGCAAAATGATAAAAAAAGAAGATGGATTTACAGATTTTAATGAACCAGCCGAAATTATTGAACGAAAAATACGAGCTTTTGAAATTTGGCCTAATGTTTATTTTGAAAGAAACAATAAACAATTTAAAATTTTAAAGGCAAAAACAATTGATAATAAAATTTTAGAAAATAAATCCATTGGCGAATTTTTCTGTTTAGATAAAAATTTGTTAGTTAAATGTCTAAGAGGTGGCTTGATAATTGAAAAAATTCAACCAGAAAATAAAAAAGCTTTAGAAGGTTATGCTTTTTGGTGTGGCTATCAGCGGTATTTAAAATAA
- the secA gene encoding preprotein translocase subunit SecA: protein MLFNLFKKDLAQSFYKKNLKIIEAINRLEPEFEKLSDFTLREKSLELQKQVKSKEDLDEILVPAFALAREAAKRTLKQRHYDVQLLGGLALHQGKIAEMKTGEGKTLAATLPAYLNALLKKGVHIVTVNDYLAKRDTVWMGQIYYALGLSVGCIVHEQAYIYDPDYKASETEGNQKQLDQKRDATGGFKVFYEFLRPVSRKEAYDADITYGTNHEFGFDYLRDNLVLDLNQKVQRGHYYAIIDEVDSILIDEARTPLIITIPDYEASDFYKLFARIVPQLIPGEDYQVDEKLKSALILDSGVAKVEKILKVENLYSPENFRYVHYLEESLKAYALFKRDKDYIVKDGEVIIVDEFTGRLLFGRRYSGGLHQAIEAKEGVEVKQENRILASITFQNYFRMYEKLAGMTGTALTSAEEFDKVYGLIVQPIPTNKPMIRVDLPDLVFKTQEEKWNAIVAEIKKRHQIGQPLLIGTVSIENNEKLSAMLSREGIPHNVLNAKNHEREGEIIAQAGKLGAVTVATNMAGRGVDIILGGNPSDPIEAQKIKELGGLHVIGTERHEARRIDNQLRGRAGRQGDPGSSQFFVSLEDDLMRIFGGERIKSLMNTLNYPYGIPIQAGIVNRAIESAQTRIEGLNFDARKYTLEFDDVLNKQRKTFYEYRDKILKLVQDKKLLDEVEKIIEKNIQTFLGIPIENLETFLKKLQIIEDQQDLKEIPQNNLYNFLLEKTQNKFWKLKEQIEGDLLNEILKSVILSVLDNLWTQHLENLEYLRDVVRLRAYGQHDPLVEYKMNAHRLFKDFFVQFEGMLFEIIFQLKKPQLAINQNPLPANVSAEKFKNVGRNDPCPCGSGKKFKKCHGA, encoded by the coding sequence ATGTTATTTAATCTCTTCAAAAAAGACTTAGCCCAAAGTTTTTATAAAAAAAATTTGAAAATTATTGAAGCAATAAACAGGTTGGAGCCGGAATTTGAAAAATTATCAGATTTTACTTTGCGGGAAAAATCTTTGGAATTACAAAAACAAGTTAAATCTAAAGAAGATTTAGATGAAATTTTGGTTCCAGCTTTTGCCCTAGCAAGAGAAGCAGCAAAAAGAACCCTTAAACAAAGACATTATGATGTTCAACTTTTGGGTGGGTTGGCTTTACATCAAGGTAAAATTGCTGAAATGAAAACTGGCGAAGGAAAAACATTAGCCGCGACATTACCAGCATATTTAAATGCATTATTGAAAAAAGGCGTTCATATAGTGACTGTTAATGATTATTTGGCTAAACGTGATACTGTTTGGATGGGGCAAATTTATTATGCTTTAGGCTTATCTGTTGGTTGTATTGTTCACGAACAAGCTTATATTTATGATCCAGATTATAAAGCAAGCGAAACTGAAGGAAATCAAAAGCAATTGGATCAAAAAAGAGATGCTACTGGTGGATTTAAGGTTTTTTATGAATTTTTAAGGCCAGTTTCTCGAAAGGAAGCTTATGATGCTGATATTACGTATGGCACTAATCATGAATTCGGATTTGATTATTTAAGAGACAATTTAGTTTTAGATTTAAATCAAAAAGTTCAACGTGGCCATTATTATGCTATTATTGATGAGGTTGATAGTATTTTAATTGATGAAGCGCGGACTCCATTAATTATTACTATTCCTGATTATGAAGCCAGTGATTTTTATAAATTATTTGCACGAATTGTTCCACAGTTAATTCCTGGGGAGGATTATCAAGTGGATGAAAAATTAAAATCTGCTTTGATTTTGGATAGCGGTGTGGCCAAAGTAGAAAAAATATTAAAAGTTGAAAATTTATATTCCCCAGAAAATTTTCGTTATGTTCATTATCTTGAAGAATCTTTAAAGGCTTATGCTTTGTTTAAGCGCGACAAAGATTATATTGTAAAAGATGGGGAGGTGATTATTGTTGACGAATTTACTGGTCGATTGCTTTTTGGTCGAAGATATTCTGGAGGTTTACATCAGGCAATAGAAGCGAAAGAAGGCGTTGAAGTAAAACAAGAGAATCGAATTTTAGCAAGTATAACCTTTCAAAATTATTTTAGAATGTATGAGAAGTTGGCGGGAATGACAGGCACAGCGCTTACGTCTGCTGAGGAGTTTGATAAAGTTTATGGATTAATCGTTCAACCAATACCAACTAATAAACCAATGATTCGTGTTGATTTACCCGATTTAGTTTTTAAAACCCAAGAAGAAAAATGGAACGCAATTGTTGCAGAAATAAAAAAAAGGCATCAAATAGGCCAACCATTATTAATTGGAACAGTTTCAATTGAAAATAATGAAAAATTGTCAGCCATGCTATCACGCGAAGGGATTCCCCATAATGTTTTAAATGCAAAAAATCACGAACGAGAAGGTGAAATTATTGCTCAAGCTGGCAAATTAGGCGCTGTTACAGTGGCGACAAATATGGCGGGTAGGGGAGTAGATATTATTTTAGGTGGCAATCCGTCTGATCCAATAGAAGCACAGAAAATTAAAGAATTAGGGGGATTGCATGTGATTGGAACGGAGCGACACGAAGCAAGAAGAATCGATAATCAATTACGCGGTAGAGCTGGCAGACAGGGCGACCCAGGTTCTTCTCAATTTTTCGTTTCTCTAGAAGATGATTTAATGAGAATTTTTGGAGGCGAACGGATAAAATCATTGATGAATACTTTAAATTATCCTTATGGCATACCTATTCAAGCCGGCATTGTAAATAGAGCAATTGAATCAGCTCAAACCAGAATTGAGGGGTTAAATTTTGATGCGCGAAAGTATACTTTAGAATTTGATGATGTATTAAATAAACAACGTAAAACTTTTTATGAATATCGCGATAAAATATTGAAATTAGTTCAGGACAAAAAATTATTGGATGAGGTTGAAAAAATAATCGAAAAAAATATTCAAACGTTTCTTGGTATACCAATTGAAAATCTCGAAACATTCCTTAAGAAATTACAAATTATAGAGGACCAGCAAGATCTAAAAGAAATTCCTCAAAATAATTTATACAATTTTTTACTTGAAAAGACCCAAAACAAATTTTGGAAATTAAAAGAACAAATAGAAGGCGATTTATTAAATGAAATATTAAAATCTGTAATACTGAGTGTTTTAGATAATTTATGGACGCAGCATTTGGAAAATCTAGAATATTTAAGAGATGTTGTCAGATTGCGTGCTTATGGTCAACATGATCCATTGGTTGAATATAAAATGAATGCTCACCGACTATTTAAGGATTTCTTCGTTCAATTTGAGGGGATGCTTTTTGAAATTATTTTCCAGTTAAAAAAACCACAATTAGCCATTAATCAAAATCCATTGCCTGCTAATGTTTCTGCTGAAAAATTTAAAAATGTTGGACGGAATGATCCTTGTCCTTGTGGTTCGGGGAAAAAATTTAAAAAGTGTCATGGAGCATGA
- the def gene encoding peptide deformylase, with protein MHKIFTILNKKEEKFLRTPTKEVVSVLDEKIQKLIEEMKVIMKKEGGVGLAANQIGENLQIAIIEYQNKSLVLINPKLIKHSKKISLGEEGCLSVPKYIGIVPRYEKIVVEGLDKDGKKIKVKAKNMLARIIQHEMDHLNGILFIDKAEKIYYLKNNGKF; from the coding sequence ATGCATAAAATCTTTACTATTTTAAATAAAAAAGAAGAAAAATTTCTAAGAACACCAACAAAAGAAGTTGTTAGTGTTTTAGACGAAAAAATACAAAAATTAATCGAAGAAATGAAAGTCATTATGAAAAAAGAAGGAGGTGTTGGTTTGGCTGCTAATCAAATTGGTGAGAATCTTCAAATTGCAATTATTGAATATCAAAATAAATCTCTTGTTTTAATCAACCCAAAATTAATAAAACACTCCAAAAAAATTTCTTTGGGCGAGGAAGGTTGTTTGAGTGTACCAAAATATATTGGAATAGTCCCCCGCTATGAAAAAATTGTAGTTGAAGGTTTGGATAAAGATGGAAAAAAAATAAAAGTTAAAGCCAAAAATATGCTAGCGCGCATTATTCAACACGAAATGGACCATCTAAATGGTATTCTATTTATTGATAAAGCAGAAAAAATCTACTATCTTAAAAATAATGGAAAATTCTAA
- the priA gene encoding primosomal protein N' produces MFLVSVIPITYLPRSQNKPLSYFSLKKLAPLSLVFVSFGNRKTEALVIKCEEIKSKIAIKKAEFQIKPIEKIINPNPIITPQQWELLKMASIWYYNPLSSLLKNIISPIQLFENLSIKTQEIKINNEVSSKPKIILTDDFDYLKNRVKETLNKSQQVLFLFPNQIKLEFYYQNFSEFHDQIFIFEKKGSKKFFKNYQKINTNEIKIIFGKQSALFAPFNNLGLIIIVDEDNDGFETFETKIHYNVKKLALFLSEKYNIEIILITSILSLEAFLNIQNKKYITPPSFKLLNDKINLSHIQFQDFHAKKDGVIHSETKNTIERILKNNGKILIYNNRRGHSPALVCEECGFIFQCPNCDAAMVYHQNEQPALICHHCGFQKEAPDICPQCQSHLIQFIGFGNQKIYDYFKKFFPNYKTAVFDSDHLKNLRQEKDLFQKFINGEVSVLIVTELFSKFFDLMEKRVDLIVIPSLEQLLVVPSFKTEERIRKNLLLFSQKTQQLIVQTFDRNKSWLKDFFNEKFYEKQLEIRKMTLYPPYAQLIKIQISNKNPQKTIKIADYCYNLLHKNSQKLFTEKDYVLSKPISPLISRVNNLYFKEIYWRLKIEENINLLIQKRNKILSLLPDEITIEIDPVDIF; encoded by the coding sequence ATGTTTTTGGTGTCTGTAATTCCCATTACTTATCTTCCCCGCTCTCAAAATAAGCCTCTTTCTTATTTTTCTTTAAAAAAACTCGCTCCCCTCAGTCTCGTGTTTGTCTCTTTTGGAAATCGTAAAACAGAGGCACTTGTTATAAAGTGTGAGGAAATTAAATCAAAAATTGCAATAAAAAAAGCCGAGTTTCAAATTAAACCCATTGAAAAAATTATAAATCCTAATCCGATTATTACTCCTCAACAGTGGGAGTTATTAAAAATGGCTTCCATTTGGTACTATAACCCCCTTTCTTCTTTGCTAAAAAATATTATTTCACCTATTCAATTGTTTGAAAATTTATCAATCAAAACACAAGAAATAAAAATAAATAATGAAGTTTCTTCAAAGCCAAAAATTATTCTAACCGATGATTTTGATTATCTTAAAAATCGCGTAAAAGAAACTTTAAATAAATCGCAGCAAGTCCTTTTTTTATTTCCTAATCAAATAAAACTCGAATTTTATTATCAAAATTTTAGTGAATTTCATGATCAAATTTTTATTTTTGAGAAAAAAGGGTCAAAAAAATTTTTTAAAAATTATCAGAAAATTAATACTAATGAAATAAAAATAATCTTTGGAAAACAATCAGCTTTATTTGCTCCTTTTAATAATTTGGGCCTTATTATTATTGTTGATGAAGATAATGATGGATTCGAAACTTTTGAAACCAAAATTCATTATAATGTCAAAAAATTAGCATTATTTTTATCGGAAAAATATAATATTGAAATAATTTTAATAACTTCTATTTTAAGCCTCGAAGCTTTTTTAAATATTCAAAATAAAAAATATATAACCCCTCCCTCTTTTAAATTGCTAAATGACAAAATAAATCTGTCACATATTCAATTTCAGGATTTCCACGCTAAAAAAGATGGTGTAATTCATTCAGAAACAAAAAATACTATTGAAAGAATATTAAAAAATAATGGAAAAATTTTAATTTACAATAATCGACGCGGCCACTCCCCTGCTTTGGTTTGTGAAGAGTGCGGTTTTATATTCCAATGTCCAAATTGTGATGCTGCAATGGTTTACCATCAAAACGAACAACCCGCCTTAATCTGTCATCATTGTGGTTTTCAAAAAGAGGCACCAGATATATGTCCTCAATGTCAAAGTCATCTAATTCAATTTATTGGCTTTGGCAATCAAAAAATTTATGATTATTTTAAAAAATTTTTTCCTAACTATAAAACAGCAGTTTTTGATTCTGATCACCTAAAAAACCTTCGACAAGAAAAAGATTTATTTCAAAAATTTATTAATGGCGAAGTTTCAGTTTTAATCGTTACCGAATTATTTTCTAAATTTTTTGACTTAATGGAAAAAAGGGTCGATTTAATTGTTATTCCCTCTCTTGAACAATTATTAGTGGTTCCATCATTTAAAACAGAAGAAAGAATTAGAAAAAATTTGCTTCTTTTTTCTCAAAAAACTCAACAATTAATTGTGCAAACTTTCGATAGAAATAAATCATGGCTTAAAGATTTTTTTAATGAAAAATTTTATGAAAAACAATTAGAAATTAGAAAAATGACTCTCTATCCACCCTATGCTCAATTAATAAAAATACAAATTAGCAATAAAAATCCCCAAAAAACAATAAAAATAGCTGACTATTGTTATAACTTATTACACAAAAATTCCCAAAAATTATTTACCGAGAAAGATTATGTTTTATCTAAACCAATCTCTCCTTTAATTAGTCGTGTTAATAATTTATATTTTAAAGAGATATATTGGCGATTAAAAATTGAAGAAAATATTAATCTTTTAATTCAAAAAAGAAATAAAATTTTGAGTTTGTTGCCTGACGAAATTACTATAGAAATTGACCCCGTTGATATTTTCTAA
- the mraY gene encoding phospho-N-acetylmuramoyl-pentapeptide-transferase → MSFELMIFQLSRLFILAALSFGMALLLTPILVKLLYKYKVGKQIRSEGAPIFATLHQKKEGTPTMGGILIWFTTAAIALVFLILSKIFDQVFDYFNFVSRAQTYLPLFSLIFAALVGLADDILGVLKIGPKGGGLSIKQKLLLYLIIASIGAYWFYFKLGWSSIHIPFLGEVSLGILYPLFFIFIVVGTAHATNLTDGLDGLAGGAMLFAYLSLTVVAFVQQRFDLATFIGVILGALLAFLWFNIYPARFFMGDTGSMALGITLGLLAMYTNTALLLPFFAFIPLLETFSVIVQMISKKIRKKKIFLSSPIHHHFEAIGWPEAKITMRFWILSAIFSVLGLIIFFIDKIL, encoded by the coding sequence ATGTCTTTTGAATTAATGATTTTTCAGCTTTCTCGTTTATTTATTTTAGCCGCTCTTTCATTTGGAATGGCTTTGCTTTTAACGCCAATTTTAGTTAAATTACTTTATAAATATAAAGTTGGCAAACAAATTAGAAGCGAAGGTGCGCCAATTTTTGCTACTTTACACCAAAAAAAAGAAGGTACTCCAACAATGGGGGGTATCTTAATATGGTTTACGACTGCGGCTATTGCTCTCGTTTTCTTAATTTTAAGCAAAATATTTGATCAAGTTTTTGATTATTTTAATTTTGTTAGTAGGGCCCAAACATATCTGCCTTTATTTTCTTTGATTTTTGCTGCTTTAGTTGGATTAGCTGATGACATTCTGGGTGTTTTGAAAATTGGACCGAAGGGTGGGGGACTAAGCATCAAACAAAAACTTTTGCTTTATTTAATTATTGCTTCAATTGGTGCTTATTGGTTTTATTTTAAATTAGGTTGGAGTTCAATTCATATTCCATTTTTAGGAGAAGTTTCTTTAGGAATACTTTATCCTTTATTTTTCATTTTTATCGTTGTCGGAACCGCTCATGCTACTAATTTAACTGATGGATTAGATGGTTTGGCAGGAGGAGCAATGCTTTTTGCTTACTTATCCTTAACAGTAGTTGCTTTTGTTCAACAACGTTTTGATTTGGCAACTTTTATTGGTGTTATTCTTGGTGCTTTGCTGGCTTTTTTGTGGTTTAATATTTATCCAGCCCGATTTTTTATGGGTGATACAGGCTCGATGGCTTTAGGAATTACCTTAGGTCTTTTAGCAATGTATACCAATACTGCTTTACTTTTGCCATTCTTTGCTTTTATACCTCTTCTTGAAACTTTTTCTGTTATTGTTCAAATGATTAGTAAAAAAATTAGAAAGAAAAAAATTTTTCTTTCCTCTCCTATACACCATCATTTTGAAGCTATTGGTTGGCCAGAGGCCAAAATCACTATGCGTTTTTGGATTTTATCCGCTATTTTTTCGGTTTTGGGATTAATTATTTTCTTTATTGATAAAATTTTATAA
- a CDS encoding serine hydrolase, producing the protein MIKRIIKILLILLMGLIIGFGGAWFYFNYFRSNNSVNIKNNEQYFSARSDISTITYPFRNWAIKEEPQIAAQGVLLMDIDNDYIFYQREANVRRPIASITKLMTAVIAGENINNQELIPITQKALNTDGDPAIFYLNEKVTINDLIKSLLMISSNKAAISISDFYGENNFVALMNQKAKELSMTQTTFVEPTGLNFLNQSSPNDLKKLIKYIIANHPNFLLISKNFEDKIYGRNPNVIHDLKNINQLTQKPNYLDDLGIIFLGGKTGFTDEAWQTFAGVFLVPSQRSDGMARRILVVVLKTPNRYNDIEVLLRWLIKAYIF; encoded by the coding sequence ATGATAAAAAGAATAATAAAAATTTTATTAATATTACTAATGGGATTGATAATTGGATTCGGCGGGGCGTGGTTTTATTTTAATTATTTTAGATCAAATAATAGTGTAAATATAAAAAATAATGAACAGTATTTTTCAGCGCGGTCCGATATTTCAACTATTACTTATCCTTTTCGAAATTGGGCGATAAAAGAAGAACCACAAATTGCTGCACAGGGAGTTTTATTGATGGATATTGATAATGACTATATTTTTTATCAGCGCGAAGCAAATGTGCGTCGACCAATTGCTTCTATTACTAAATTAATGACCGCTGTAATTGCTGGAGAAAATATTAATAATCAGGAATTAATACCAATTACTCAAAAGGCTTTAAATACAGATGGTGATCCGGCCATTTTTTATTTAAATGAAAAAGTAACAATAAATGATTTAATCAAATCTCTTTTAATGATTTCTTCAAATAAAGCAGCAATTTCCATTTCCGATTTTTATGGAGAAAATAATTTTGTTGCTTTAATGAATCAAAAAGCAAAAGAATTGAGTATGACCCAAACAACTTTTGTTGAACCAACAGGATTGAATTTTCTCAATCAATCAAGCCCTAATGATTTAAAAAAATTAATAAAATATATTATCGCCAACCATCCAAATTTTCTTCTAATTTCTAAAAATTTCGAAGATAAAATTTATGGGCGAAATCCAAACGTAATTCATGATTTAAAAAATATAAATCAATTAACCCAAAAACCCAATTATTTAGATGATTTGGGGATAATTTTTTTGGGCGGGAAAACTGGTTTTACTGATGAGGCGTGGCAAACTTTTGCGGGGGTTTTTCTTGTGCCGTCTCAAAGATCGGATGGTATGGCACGACGAATTTTAGTAGTTGTTTTAAAAACTCCAAATCGCTATAATGATATAGAGGTTTTATTGCGATGGTTAATTAAAGCTTATATTTTTTAA
- the scpB gene encoding SMC-Scp complex subunit ScpB has protein sequence MNEIEKQLEALLFISGEPLEFSKIAEIIEVDPNQLTEIINNLKNDYILNNRGLTLLIFDNKVQLTTSKDTSTIIEKFLQKTLKEDLTPAALETLAIIAYKGPMTRAEIDNIRGVNSSYIIRNLLIRGLIERDVDPHRANAFIYKISFDFLRKMGLEKIEDMPEYQKFRNL, from the coding sequence ATGAATGAAATAGAAAAACAATTAGAGGCGTTACTCTTTATTTCTGGCGAGCCGCTCGAATTTTCTAAAATCGCCGAGATTATTGAGGTAGATCCGAATCAATTAACAGAAATAATTAATAATTTAAAAAACGATTATATTTTGAATAATCGGGGGTTAACACTTCTAATTTTTGATAATAAAGTTCAATTGACAACGTCAAAGGACACCTCTACTATTATTGAAAAATTTCTTCAAAAAACTTTAAAAGAAGATTTAACGCCAGCCGCACTGGAAACCTTGGCAATTATCGCTTATAAGGGGCCAATGACACGAGCAGAAATAGATAATATTCGAGGTGTAAATTCTTCTTATATTATTAGAAATTTATTAATTAGGGGTTTGATTGAAAGGGATGTAGATCCCCATCGAGCCAACGCTTTTATTTATAAGATTAGTTTTGATTTTTTAAGAAAAATGGGTTTGGAGAAAATTGAAGACATGCCAGAGTATCAGAAGTTTCGTAATCTATGA
- a CDS encoding phosphoglycerate mutase family protein — MMKLNNTYYLMRHGEAYSNKKPRWLSSLPEIKISHLTPTGKKKISQNAKKFKKIDIDLIFYSPLERTKETAKIINRIIKKPLFIVPNLKEIDFGIFNGLHPDVYWAYFENPLQRFTKKIPEGENLNQCLKRISKFFKKINKKYKNKKILIISHADILWLLEGIIRKQNKKQMVKNYRFRLKPGEFRCFEKTND, encoded by the coding sequence ATGATGAAATTAAATAACACTTATTATCTAATGCGCCATGGTGAGGCATATTCAAATAAAAAGCCTCGGTGGTTATCTTCTTTGCCAGAAATTAAAATTTCCCATTTAACACCTACTGGCAAGAAAAAAATTTCTCAAAATGCAAAAAAATTTAAAAAAATTGACATTGATTTAATTTTTTACTCTCCGTTGGAACGGACTAAAGAAACAGCCAAAATTATTAATCGCATTATTAAAAAACCACTTTTTATTGTACCAAATCTAAAAGAAATTGATTTTGGAATTTTTAATGGATTGCACCCCGATGTTTATTGGGCTTATTTTGAAAATCCCCTTCAACGTTTTACTAAAAAAATTCCCGAAGGAGAAAATTTAAATCAATGCCTTAAAAGAATTAGCAAGTTTTTTAAAAAAATTAATAAAAAATATAAAAATAAGAAGATTCTTATCATCAGCCACGCTGATATTTTATGGCTGCTTGAAGGAATAATTAGGAAACAAAACAAAAAACAAATGGTTAAAAATTACCGCTTTAGATTAAAACCCGGGGAATTTCGCTGTTTTGAAAAAACTAACGATTAA
- a CDS encoding segregation/condensation protein A yields the protein MENKMIHLQNLEIKQEKFSGPLDVLLNLIEERKMEITEVSLANVTDAFLKYVGDLKQVAPEILADFLVVAAKLILIKSKSLLPTLELSSEEEAEIKDLTQRLEIYRLFKQASQYIKSLYTQNPLIGREFLLNQTPIFYPPENFQIEWLVKSFEKIWTEFSSLGESVVEKVKKVIKIEEKINHLLKILNQNTQSTFNKLISKREKIEIIVTFLALLQMFKEQLIILEQDGDFGEIKISLISKNQIKNL from the coding sequence ATGGAAAACAAAATGATTCATTTACAAAATTTAGAAATAAAACAAGAAAAATTTTCTGGACCATTGGATGTGCTTTTAAATTTAATCGAGGAAAGAAAAATGGAAATTACCGAGGTGAGTTTGGCGAATGTAACAGATGCTTTTTTAAAATATGTTGGTGATTTAAAACAAGTGGCGCCAGAAATTTTAGCTGATTTTTTAGTGGTGGCCGCAAAACTCATTTTAATTAAATCAAAGAGTTTGTTGCCAACTCTAGAGCTTTCAAGCGAAGAAGAGGCAGAAATTAAAGATTTAACTCAACGATTAGAAATTTACCGCTTATTTAAACAAGCGTCTCAATATATTAAATCTTTATATACTCAAAATCCTTTAATTGGTCGAGAATTTTTATTAAATCAAACCCCCATTTTTTATCCGCCGGAAAATTTTCAAATTGAATGGTTGGTAAAAAGCTTTGAAAAAATTTGGACAGAATTTAGCAGTTTGGGAGAATCGGTTGTTGAAAAAGTTAAAAAAGTCATTAAAATTGAGGAAAAAATAAATCATCTTTTAAAAATTCTTAATCAAAATACACAATCAACTTTTAATAAATTAATCAGCAAAAGGGAAAAAATAGAAATCATTGTTACTTTTTTGGCTCTTTTGCAGATGTTTAAAGAACAATTGATTATTTTGGAACAAGATGGGGATTTTGGAGAAATAAAAATTAGTCTAATTTCTAAAAATCAAATTAAAAATTTATGA